ACTCTGCTCCAGATCTTCCAGCGAAAAACTTTACTGCTATGTTGCGTCTTGACCACAACCGTGCGTTGACTCAAGTTGCTCAAAAAGCTGGTGTTGCAGTTGCTGATATCGAACACTTAACAGTTTGGGGCAACCACTCTCCAACAATGTATGCTGACTACCGTTTTGCAACTGCAAATGGCGAAAGCTTAAAAGACAAAATCAACGATGCGGCATGGAACAAAGATGTGTTCCTTCCAACTGTTGGTAAACGTGGTGCTGCGATTATCGAAGCGCGTGGTTTGTCTTCTGCTGCTTCTGCTGCTAACGCTGCAATTGACCATATGCGCGATTGGGCACTTGGCACAAACGGCAAATGGGTAACTATGGGTATTCCATCTGACGGTTCTTATGGTATTCCAGAAGGCGTTATGTTCGGTTTCCCTGTAACAACTGAGAATGGTGAATACAAAATCGTTCAAGGTTTAGAAATCGATGAATTCAGCCGTGAGCGTATCAACTTTACGTTAAATGAGCTTGAAGAAGAACGTGCAGCAATTGCTGACATGTTGAAATAATTTATCTTTTTGATAAGTTAAAAAAAGCACTCTTTTTAGAGTGCTTTTTTATATTTAATCATTTGAAACAAAACACAAAAAACAACAAGAAAATATAAACATTATCATGCATATAAAAAGGTTTTATTGTTAGATTAGTTAATAGATGATTTAAAACAAGTTATAGGAGAATAACAATGTTTGAACAGCAACCTACTTTAGAGCTTTTATTTGATCAGCTGGGTTTAGCTTCAGATGAAGCAAGCATCGAAAACTTTATCAAAACACATCAATTGCCTGCTGAGCAGAAATTACATGAAGCCTCTTTTTGGTCAAAAGGTCAAAGTGATTTTTTAAAGAGCCATTGGGAAAAAGATGATGAATGGATTGTGGTGATTGATGAACTTAATGAACAACTACACGAAGATAGTGTGAAAAAATAAACGAATAAAACAAAGGCCTGTTTTACATTCAATATATAAAACAGGCCCAATTACATTAACTGTTTAATGTGTCTTTATTTTTAATTGATCCTTGTACCATGGCTCATGACGGACAAGGTCAAATACAGGTTGGCCATGAAGCAATTCAAGATCACACGTGCTTGTTGATAAATATTTAGTTAACCAATGGCGAGTCAATGCCGACTCTTGTCGAGCGGCTGACGCATAAGCCAAGAAGAAATAAATATCAGCATGTTCATGATGTGCTAATGGCTTCAAAATTTGTTGAGTAATCAACGCAAAACGTTTTTCTTTATTTAGTTCAAAATAAAGCATATACGCTTTGGCTAAGTGTAGAGACAAATTAAGATATAAGCTCAAAGGCATTTCTTCATATTCCATACGAGCTTGTTCAAGCAAAACAATCGCTTCTTGTAAAAAATGAAGTTGTTCTTGGCGAACACGACTTAATACGACAAGTTGCATGCGTAACTCTGCACGCTCCAAAGCAAGTTCAGGCGTATTTTCAGTCAAATAAAGTTGGTCTGTTTCACCAATTCGGTTCACAATTGTTTTACTTTCAATAGACATACGCCATTACCTTCTTTAATCAATAGCTTTTATATCGGGTTCATTTACCAAATTTAAAGAGTAACCATTAAACCCAAATCGAATTTCCGCTACGAAGCCAAGCTGTGATAGAGAGTCTTTGTTGTTTTGAAGTTAATACTTCATGTAATAAGTAGCTTTGAAATATTACAAGTCGATTTGGTTCTGGATTAACGATATGCCACTTCTCATTTTTATCTTGCAGTCGTAATTGACCACCCCAATCTTCTTGCCATTCTGGATGTAAATAATAAACGGTTGAGATAATACGATCATTTTTTTGCTGAGGATTGTCTCGGTGTAAAGCATAAAACTCACCCAAACCATAACGGGCGAAATGAGCTTCCACTTCTTTAATTCCTAAATAGAATGCTTGATTTAGATTTTGTGAAAAAGAAGTTAAGGTTTCAATATGTTGCTGAGCAATAGGAAGTTGATCATTAATCCAGAGAATATGATCGCTACGGATATTACTCATCACGCCGTTTTGAATGCCAGCTTCTCTAAACTCATCAATATGATGGTTACACTCGTTAGCGACTTGAGCGCGATATTGATCCGAATAGGCTTGATTAATAATCGCAAAGCCATGCGTATTTAAATCATCTAGAATTTGATCCAGATCCCATGAGTCTGGAAGCGGGTGAGAGAGCATATAACCTCGAGTAGATCGTAAAAATATCAAGCCGCTCTATTTTAGATGATCACAACCTTACGAAAGAATATTTTTTTCATGTTAAACTATTTGTTGAATTGAGGAATTAAAGTCAACATGAATTACCGTCACCATTTCCATGCGGGCAACTTTGCAGATGTTATGAAGCATGTGCTTTTGCTACAGCTTCTCAACCGTTTAAATGCTAAAGATAAACCTTATCGTTATATCGATACGCATGGAGGTGCAGGAAAATATGATTTATCTCTGGCGCCTGCACAAAAGTCTGGAGAGTTTCTTACAGGCATTCACCGTCTAGTTCAAATATCTGAAATGGAAAAGCGTCAGGCACCTGAAGCAATCCAACAATATTTGAAGTTGGTAGAACAGCTACGCTCTGAAGAAGGCAAAGGTAGTTATCCGGGCTCACCATGGTTTGCTTTGCAAGGCATGCGTGAAATTGATAAGGCAACAATTTTTGAAATGCAACGTGATGTCTTTCAACAATTGCGACACAATATTTATGATAAACGTGCAGGTTTACATGAACGTGATGCCTACGAAGGTCTGCTCGGCGTAATTCCGCCAAAAGAAAAACGTGGTTTGGTCATGATTGACCCACCTTACGAATTAGAACGTAAAGATTTTCCGCAATTAGTTGAACTGTTACAACAAGCTCATAAGAAATGGCCAACAGGCGTTTTTGCAGTTTGGTATCCAATTAAAGACCGAGCGATGATTGAACGTTTTGAAAAGAAAATGTTTAAAACAGGAATTCGCCGTCAGTTGGTCTGCGAAATTTGTGTATGGCCAGATGACACACCTGTAGGCTTGAATGGTTGTGGTCTATTAGTGATTAACCCACCTTGGCAGTTCTCTGAACAGGCTGACCAGGCTCTACAGTGGTTATTCCCGCATCTACGCATGCAAGAAACTGGTGGTCACGCTGCTGTTCGCTGGTTAGTAGGTGAGTAACAGTTAACTTAAATCAATGCACATGTTTGGAATAGAAAATAATGACAAATGCGCCTAAACCAGAGCAAGATTTAACTCATAATGAACATTCATTTGATGGGATTACATTCGAAGTGGTTGAAGAAGAGGATAATCCGGAAGGACAAAAAGTGAAGCGCCGAGGTATTTATCTTTGGCCTAACTTAATTACGACAGCCGCTTTGTTGTCTGGTTTCTATTCCATCATTGCAAGTATGAATGGGGATTTTACCCAAGCTATTTATGCCATTTTTATAGCAGCGCTTCTAGATGGTCTAGATGGCCGAGTTGCTCGCGCGATTGGTGCACAAAGTGCTTTTGGCGAGCAATATGATTCTCTTTCTGATTTATTAGCTTTTGGTGTGGCTCCGGCAATGCTGATGTATAGCTGGAGTTTGCATGATTTAGGCCGTATCGGGTTAGCATGTTGTTTTGTTTATACAGCATGTGCAGCTTTCCGTTTAGCACGTTTCAATGTACAAATTGGTGTTGTTGATAAGCGCTATTTTATTGGGATTGCAAGTCCACTCGCTGCCATTATCATTATTTCCCTTGTGTGGGTTGCTCGCGATTATCCTTTCATTTTTGATTTACGTGATATAGCGATTAAATCCATTAATGCTGTGATTATGGTTGTTGTGGGGTTGCTCATGATTTCCAATATTAAATATTACTCTTTCAAACAAATGGACCGTAAACGCGTTCCCTTTGTAGTTATGTTGCCAGTAGTACTGATTTTTGCAGCAATCACTTATAATATTCCAATGGGCATTTTGACTGTTTCAATTCTCTATGCTCTTTCTGGTTTTGTTACGACACTATTTGCACGAAAGAGTAACGAAACAATAAAAACATAAAATAGAAGAGGTTCAGTATGCCTAAGTTGATAAGTCAAATTAATCAATTACAGCAGCTGGGCCTGAATGCTAAAGAGGGGGTTGTATATCAGCCTTCTCGCGGCTTTTTTAAAATAGTTTATCAAGGCTTAATCCTTCCAAATCTTCCTGCTCCACTGCGTTACTTTAATTACATTAGTCTAGTTGGGCAGCCACGAATTCCTCTTTGCTATAACGCTCACACCATTACGACTTCGGCAATTGATACTGCAACTGTGCTTGTAAGTAATAGCCAACATAGTGTGGGACATTTAAAAACTTATTCTATTCGGCGGCAGTGCCAGTTTGACTCAGAGCAATACAAGTTTGATAAAACAGACTTGATTGAGTGGAAAATCCCAAAGATCCATCTCCAGAGATTAGACCTAGAAATGGGTTGTAATCTTACTATTCATATTTCAGAAAATATCTCTAATAATTCTGCATTGCAGTGGGGTGTTTCGGACTATTGGTCAACACTATGTTTATGTGAAGGTGAAGTTTTTTATAAAGGGCAAAAGTATCAAGTTGAAGGGTTGGGACGATTTAAACACGCAAGAGCCCTGCATTTACCGTTCTTATCTTTATGTTTTTACACATGCCAAATTATTAATTTAAATGAAACGACTCAGCTTGCATTTTCACAAATAAGAAATCAGTGGAATATCATCTTATGTTCAAGATTAGATATTCAAGAATTTGGGAAGCCTGTTGAGAGTTTTACTGAAGATGTAAATTTACATATCCATCGCGTTTATCCAAAAGTTAGAACACCGAACGGTAAAGAGATGTATTTACCCAGAGAATTTTCTTGGCAGTGTAAAAAAAATGGAAAAATTATTTTTGAACTTTATGCACAAAGCCGTGGTGACTATAAGTTTGGATTGGCTGCTGGGTATGTAGGAAGCTTTCAATACCAATTAAGTTGGAATGAACAATGTTTACAAGGTGAGGGTGGATATTGTGAATATATTGATTGTCGCCCACTTAGGTGGCAGGAAAAGAATCAAGACGAGAAAATTTTAGATAAATTGATGCTTTTACAGCCATGTTTATATAAAAAATGATTATTTTTGGTATTTTTTGATTAAAAAGTGAACTGTTGTTGCAGTAATATTAAAAAAGGGGTTGCCAACGAGATTTAATGGTCTATAATGCACATCCATCGGCGGTGATGCAGATAAGAACTTGTTGAAAAACAGTTACTTGGAATTAAGTTGGTTACTTTAAGTGATGAATTTAATGAGAAGTTGGTTTTGAGATTAAGTTTTAAAAATATCGAAATTACCTGTTGACTTTTAAGAGATTAAGAGTAATATAGCCGACCTAGCTTGCTGGTGACGAACCAGGAAGAAGATCATTAAGAGAATTGAAGAACAACTTGTGTGGATTTTTACTGATTGATTAATCGAAATATTATCATTGATTGATTGGTTTAAATTACTCGAAGTTTATTTGAGCGAAATTTAAGTCAGAAAATTGATGAGCCAGAATTGGCACCTTGTCTTTAATAAGGTGCAAAATGATTTTTAACTGAAGAGTTTGATCATGGCTCAGATTGAACGCTGGCGGCAGGCTTAACACATGCAAGTCGAGCGGAGAGAGGTAGCTTGCTACTGATCTTAGCGGCGGACGGGTGAGTAATGCTTAGGAATCTGCCTATTAGTGGGGGACAACATTTCGAAAGGAATGCTAATACCGCATACGTCCTACGGGAGAAAGCAGGGGATCTTCGGACCTTGCGCTAATAGATGAGCCTAAGTCGGATTAGCTAGTTGGTGGGGTAAAGGCCTACCAAGGCGACGATCTGTAGCGGGTCTGAGAGGATGATCCGCCACACTGGGACTGAGACACGGCCCAGACTCCTACGGGAGGCAGCAGTGGGGAATATTGGACAATGGGCGGAAGCCTGATCCAGCCATGCCGCGTGTGTGAAGAAGGCCTTATGGTTGTAAAGCACTTTAAGCGAGGAGGAGGCTACTTTAGTTAATACCTAGAGATAGTGGACGTTACTCGCAGAATAAGCACCGGCTAACTCTGTGCCAGCAGCCGCGGTAATACAGAGGGTGCAAGCGTTAATCGGATTTACTGGGCGTAAAGCGCGCGTAGGCGGCTAATTAAGTCAAATGTGAAATCCCCGAGCTTAACTTGGGAATTGCATTCGATACTGGTTAGCTAGAGTGTGGGAGAGGATGGTAGAATTCCAGGTGTAGCGGTGAAATGCGTAGAGATCTGGAGGAATACCGATGGCGAAGGCAGCCATCTGGCCTAACACTGACGCTGAGGTGCGAAAGCATGGGGAGCAAACAGGATTAGATACCCTGGTAGTCCATGCCGTAAACGATGTCTACTAGCCGTTGGGGCCTTTGAGGCTTTAGTGGCGCAGCTAACGCGATAAGTAGACCGCCTGGGGAGTACGGTCGCAAGACTAAAACTCAAATGAATTGACGGGGGCCCGCACAAGCGGTGGAGCATGTGGTTTAATTCGATGCAACGCGAAGAACCTTACCTGGCCTTGACATAGTAAGAACTTTCCAGAGATGGATTGGTGCCTTCGGGAACTTACATACAGGTGCTGCATGGCTGTCGTCAGCTCGTGTCGTGAGATGTTGGGTTAAGTCCCGCAACGAGCGCAACCCTTTTCCTTATTTGCCAGCGAGTAATGTCGGGAACTTTAAGGATACTGCCAGTGACAAACTGGAGGAAGGCGGGGACGACGTCAAGTCATCATGGCCCTTACGGCCAGGGCTACACACGTGCTACAATGGTCGGTACAAAGGGTTGCTACCTAGCGATAGGATGCTAATCTCAAAAAGCCGATCGTAGTCCGGATTGGAGTCTGCAACTCGACTCCATGAAGTCGGAATCGCTAGTAATCGCGGATCATAATGCCGCGGTGAATACGTTCCCGGGCCTTGTACACACCGCCCGTCACACCATGGGAGTTTGTTGCACCAGAAGTAGCTAGCCTAACTGCAAAGAGGGCGGTTACCACGGTGTGGCCGATGACTGGGGTGAAGTCGTAACAAGGTAGCCGTAGGGGAACCTGCGGCTGGATCACCTCCTTAACGAAAGATTGACGATTGGTAAGAATCCACAACAAGTTGTTCTTCATAGATGTATCTGAGGGTCTGTAGCTCAGTTGGTTAGAGCACACGCTTGATAAGCGTGGGGTCACAAGTTCAAGTCTTGTCAGACCCACCATGACTTTGACTGGTTGAAGTTATAGATAAAAGATACATGACTGATGATGTAAGCTGGGGACTTAGCTTAGTTGGTAGAGCGCCTGCTTTGCACGCAGGAGGTCAGGAGTTCGACTCTCCTAGTCTCCACCAGAACTTAAGAGAAGTTCGGATTACAGAAATTAGTAAATAGAGATTTAGATCTTAGTTTATTAACTT
This genomic stretch from Acinetobacter oleivorans DR1 harbors:
- a CDS encoding malate dehydrogenase, whose protein sequence is MKQPVRVAVTGAAGQIGYSLLFRIASGEMLGKDQPVILQLLEVPVEKAQQALKGVMMELDDCAFPLLAGMIGTDDPKVAFKDADYALLVGSRPRGPGMERADLLKVNGEIFIGQGQALNEVASRDVKVLVVGNPANTNAYIAMNSAPDLPAKNFTAMLRLDHNRALTQVAQKAGVAVADIEHLTVWGNHSPTMYADYRFATANGESLKDKINDAAWNKDVFLPTVGKRGAAIIEARGLSSAASAANAAIDHMRDWALGTNGKWVTMGIPSDGSYGIPEGVMFGFPVTTENGEYKIVQGLEIDEFSRERINFTLNELEEERAAIADMLK
- a CDS encoding DUF2789 family protein; this translates as MFEQQPTLELLFDQLGLASDEASIENFIKTHQLPAEQKLHEASFWSKGQSDFLKSHWEKDDEWIVVIDELNEQLHEDSVKK
- a CDS encoding 2OG-Fe(II) oxygenase is translated as MLSHPLPDSWDLDQILDDLNTHGFAIINQAYSDQYRAQVANECNHHIDEFREAGIQNGVMSNIRSDHILWINDQLPIAQQHIETLTSFSQNLNQAFYLGIKEVEAHFARYGLGEFYALHRDNPQQKNDRIISTVYYLHPEWQEDWGGQLRLQDKNEKWHIVNPEPNRLVIFQSYLLHEVLTSKQQRLSITAWLRSGNSIWV
- a CDS encoding 23S rRNA (adenine(2030)-N(6))-methyltransferase RlmJ; the protein is MNYRHHFHAGNFADVMKHVLLLQLLNRLNAKDKPYRYIDTHGGAGKYDLSLAPAQKSGEFLTGIHRLVQISEMEKRQAPEAIQQYLKLVEQLRSEEGKGSYPGSPWFALQGMREIDKATIFEMQRDVFQQLRHNIYDKRAGLHERDAYEGLLGVIPPKEKRGLVMIDPPYELERKDFPQLVELLQQAHKKWPTGVFAVWYPIKDRAMIERFEKKMFKTGIRRQLVCEICVWPDDTPVGLNGCGLLVINPPWQFSEQADQALQWLFPHLRMQETGGHAAVRWLVGE
- the pssA gene encoding CDP-diacylglycerol--serine O-phosphatidyltransferase; the encoded protein is MTNAPKPEQDLTHNEHSFDGITFEVVEEEDNPEGQKVKRRGIYLWPNLITTAALLSGFYSIIASMNGDFTQAIYAIFIAALLDGLDGRVARAIGAQSAFGEQYDSLSDLLAFGVAPAMLMYSWSLHDLGRIGLACCFVYTACAAFRLARFNVQIGVVDKRYFIGIASPLAAIIIISLVWVARDYPFIFDLRDIAIKSINAVIMVVVGLLMISNIKYYSFKQMDRKRVPFVVMLPVVLIFAAITYNIPMGILTVSILYALSGFVTTLFARKSNETIKT